A portion of the Equus quagga isolate Etosha38 chromosome 17, UCLA_HA_Equagga_1.0, whole genome shotgun sequence genome contains these proteins:
- the OTOS gene encoding otospiralin: MKPCLVPVVALCLLLGPLAGAKPVQEERDPYAEPLAMPYWPFSTSDFWNYVQEFQALGAYPQLEDMARTFFAHFPLGTTLGFHVPYQEE, translated from the exons ATGAAGCCCTGCCTGGTGCCCGTAGtggccctctgcctcctgctggggCCTCTGGCGG GGGCCAAGCCTGTGCAGGAGGAGAGAG ACCCCTATGCGGAGCCCCTGGCCATGCCCTACTGGCCTTTCTCCACCTCTGACTTCTGGAACTACGTGCAGGAATTCCAGGCCCTGGGGGCCTACCCACAGCTGGAGGACATGGCCCGCACCTTCTTTGCTCACTTCCCCCTGGGGACCACCCTGGGCTTCCACGTCCCCTACCAGGAGGAGTGA